A single Candidatus Cloacimonadota bacterium DNA region contains:
- a CDS encoding RNA-binding protein: GRVLEALQELTRLAVQTATGERSRLMLDVAGHRAARRATLVELAQAAIAEVRASGESKALANMSAFERKVVHDEVTAAGLTSESEGVEPHRHIVISSGR, encoded by the coding sequence CGGCAGGGTGCTTGAAGCGCTGCAGGAACTCACTCGACTCGCGGTGCAGACGGCCACGGGTGAGCGGAGTCGCTTGATGCTGGATGTCGCCGGTCACCGGGCCGCGCGTCGGGCGACTCTCGTGGAGTTGGCTCAAGCTGCGATCGCCGAGGTGCGTGCGAGCGGCGAGTCGAAGGCGCTGGCCAACATGAGCGCTTTTGAACGCAAAGTCGTGCACGACGAGGTCACGGCGGCGGGTTTGACGTCGGAGTCAGAAGGCGTTGAGCCGCACCGCCACATCGTGATTTCTTCTGGCCGCTGA
- the rsmG gene encoding 16S rRNA (guanine(527)-N(7))-methyltransferase RsmG — protein MSLSAPTPATPPTPPSVSTVFGERAGLAEAYVAMLADTGISHGLIGPREAPRLWDRHVLNCAVVAPLFSSSTVVADIGSGAGLPGLVLAMVRPDLDVHLIEPLHRRIVWLERAVTDLGLTNVTVHEARAEALGGVVDADYVTARAVARLSKLGRWAMALLPRGGQLIALKGERAQQELSEDLPALQRAGKGRVGEVTLSAHGADIVDPATLVVTVTIGAAAHRAGTASGPARRRATHKGSSGSASHGGAPKQSQV, from the coding sequence GTGTCATTGAGTGCGCCGACTCCGGCAACCCCGCCGACTCCACCGAGCGTGAGCACGGTTTTCGGGGAGCGTGCAGGGCTTGCCGAGGCGTATGTCGCGATGCTGGCCGATACCGGGATCAGTCATGGGTTGATCGGCCCACGTGAAGCGCCTCGACTCTGGGACCGACATGTCTTGAATTGCGCTGTCGTGGCACCCCTGTTCTCCTCGAGCACTGTCGTGGCCGACATCGGGAGTGGGGCCGGACTCCCGGGGCTCGTGCTGGCGATGGTGCGTCCCGACCTTGACGTCCATCTCATTGAACCGCTCCACCGTCGCATCGTCTGGTTGGAGCGCGCGGTCACTGATCTGGGTCTCACCAACGTCACCGTGCACGAGGCGCGCGCCGAGGCGCTCGGTGGTGTCGTCGACGCGGACTATGTCACCGCGAGGGCTGTCGCCCGGCTGAGCAAGTTAGGTCGATGGGCCATGGCGCTCCTCCCCCGGGGCGGGCAACTCATCGCGCTCAAAGGAGAGCGGGCGCAGCAAGAGCTCAGCGAAGACCTGCCCGCCCTTCAACGAGCTGGCAAGGGTCGAGTCGGGGAGGTCACCCTGTCAGCCCACGGTGCCGACATCGTTGACCCGGCCACCTTGGTGGTGACCGTGACCATCGGTGCCGCAGCACATCGGGCGGGGACCGCATCGGGCCCTGCTCG